A portion of the Faecalibacterium sp. I3-3-89 genome contains these proteins:
- a CDS encoding glutamine synthetase III family protein codes for MAANVMEIYGSKVFNEHVMKERLPSATYKSLEKTLHKGAPLDIEVANVVASVMKRWAMELGATHYTHWFQPLTGITSEKHDGFVSPVGDGTAIMEFNGKELVRGEPDASSFPSGGLRATCEARGYTAWDPTSYAFVKDDVLCIPTAFVSYTGEALDKKTPLLRSMNALSNQAIRVLKLFGKDVDYVSTTVGPEQEYFLIKKEDYEARQDLILTGRTLFGAPSAKGQELEEHYFGVIRPEVSAFMKELDEELWKLGVPAKTKHNEVAPCQHELAPIFDTTNVAIDHNLLTMEMMKKLAPKYGLVCLQHEKPFEGVNGSGKHNNWSMSTTHENLLDPGDTPMENLQFLVFLAAVIKAVDEYADLLRTSVATPGNDHRLGANEAPPAIISIFVGEELEAVIDAIASDSPYAGPVKMKMDLGVDVLPKFSKDTTDRNRTSPFAFTGNKFEFRMPGSAENLSDANTILNTAVAKELKGYADELEKADDFTSAAIALIKRTIRDHRRVIFNGNGYTAEWEAEAAKRGLPNKKNTPAALPALIDPKNIQLMEDFGVLTKVEMESRYEVELEHYSKIINIEALTMLEMARKQLLPAINSYMSEVANTAASKLAVSESLSVRSETKTLSHLSADADAMSDAIDELQAAVDAAKALSDESAKAVAFHDDVLLKMDALRAAADDAETICGEDYWPLPSYSKMLYYV; via the coding sequence TTAACGAGCACGTCATGAAGGAGCGTCTTCCCAGCGCTACCTATAAGAGCCTCGAGAAGACCCTGCACAAGGGCGCGCCTCTGGACATCGAGGTCGCAAACGTCGTGGCCAGCGTCATGAAGCGCTGGGCAATGGAGCTGGGTGCCACCCACTACACCCACTGGTTCCAGCCTCTGACCGGCATCACCAGCGAGAAGCACGATGGCTTCGTCTCCCCCGTGGGCGACGGCACCGCCATCATGGAGTTCAACGGCAAGGAGCTTGTCCGCGGCGAGCCGGATGCCTCCTCCTTCCCCTCCGGCGGCCTGCGTGCCACCTGTGAGGCCCGCGGCTACACCGCATGGGACCCCACCAGCTACGCTTTCGTGAAGGACGACGTCCTCTGCATCCCCACCGCTTTCGTCAGCTACACCGGCGAGGCTCTGGACAAGAAGACTCCCCTGCTGCGCTCCATGAACGCGCTCTCCAATCAGGCCATCCGCGTGCTGAAGCTCTTCGGCAAGGATGTGGACTACGTCTCCACCACCGTCGGCCCCGAGCAGGAGTACTTCCTCATCAAGAAGGAGGACTACGAGGCCCGTCAGGACCTCATCCTCACCGGCCGCACCCTCTTTGGCGCACCTTCGGCCAAGGGTCAGGAGCTGGAAGAGCACTACTTCGGCGTCATCCGCCCCGAGGTCTCCGCGTTCATGAAAGAGCTGGACGAGGAGCTGTGGAAGCTGGGCGTCCCCGCCAAGACCAAGCACAACGAGGTGGCCCCCTGCCAGCACGAGCTGGCCCCCATCTTCGATACCACCAATGTCGCCATCGACCACAACCTGCTGACGATGGAGATGATGAAGAAGCTGGCCCCCAAGTACGGCCTCGTCTGCCTGCAGCATGAGAAGCCCTTCGAAGGCGTCAACGGCAGCGGCAAGCACAACAACTGGTCCATGTCCACCACCCATGAGAATCTGCTGGACCCGGGCGACACCCCCATGGAGAACCTGCAGTTCCTCGTCTTCCTCGCCGCTGTCATCAAGGCAGTCGATGAGTACGCCGACCTGCTGCGCACCTCCGTCGCTACCCCCGGCAACGACCATCGTCTGGGTGCCAACGAGGCACCTCCGGCCATCATCTCCATCTTCGTGGGCGAAGAGCTGGAGGCCGTCATCGACGCCATCGCTTCCGATTCTCCCTACGCCGGCCCCGTCAAGATGAAGATGGACCTGGGCGTGGACGTCCTGCCCAAGTTCAGCAAGGACACCACCGACCGCAACCGTACCTCCCCCTTCGCCTTCACCGGCAATAAGTTCGAGTTCCGTATGCCCGGCTCTGCCGAGAACCTGAGCGACGCCAACACCATCCTGAACACTGCCGTCGCCAAGGAGCTGAAGGGCTACGCCGACGAGCTGGAGAAGGCCGACGACTTCACCAGCGCCGCCATCGCCCTCATCAAGCGCACCATCCGCGACCACCGCCGCGTCATCTTCAACGGAAACGGCTACACCGCCGAGTGGGAGGCCGAGGCAGCAAAGCGCGGCCTGCCCAACAAGAAGAACACCCCCGCCGCTCTGCCCGCCCTCATCGACCCGAAGAACATCCAGCTGATGGAGGACTTCGGCGTCCTGACCAAGGTGGAGATGGAGAGCCGGTACGAGGTCGAGCTGGAGCACTACTCCAAGATCATCAACATCGAGGCCCTGACCATGCTGGAGATGGCCCGCAAGCAGCTGCTGCCCGCCATCAACTCCTACATGAGCGAGGTCGCCAACACCGCTGCCTCCAAGCTGGCCGTCAGCGAGAGCCTGAGCGTCCGCAGCGAGACGAAGACGCTGAGCCACCTGTCCGCCGATGCCGACGCCATGAGCGACGCCATCGACGAGCTGCAGGCAGCCGTCGATGCCGCCAAGGCCCTCTCCGACGAGAGCGCAAAGGCCGTCGCCTTCCACGACGATGTGCTGCTCAAGATGGACGCTCTCCGCGCCGCCGCTGACGACGCCGAGACCATCTGCGGCGAGGACTACTGGCCTCTGCCCAGCTACAGCAAGATGCTTTACTACGTTTGA